From a single Pseudomonas cremoricolorata genomic region:
- the mksE gene encoding Mks condensin complex protein MksE — MHLDLSELSQLAPIFRELFKGFHVSRRDPELYAQLSNFQDQYRTLFKALGFELVCDTRGFYYFVPEQAAAQVNKTAQRLSLFTFILVEHLADQGRDPMAVLDGGSLGRDELPSLLDKYRDLFLQAEVQSVEELEEKILRRMTQLGFAHEEGGVYRFLPPMHRFLDVCLSVQQDRDLAATLHSALPLPTPVLAEEAPDDDAASVDEEEDEAAALARAIRDEQQEIDA, encoded by the coding sequence ATGCATCTTGATCTCTCCGAACTGTCCCAGCTGGCGCCGATCTTCCGCGAGCTGTTCAAAGGCTTCCACGTCAGCCGCCGCGACCCCGAGCTGTACGCGCAACTGTCGAACTTCCAGGACCAGTACCGCACATTGTTCAAGGCCCTGGGCTTCGAGCTGGTGTGCGATACCCGCGGCTTCTACTACTTCGTCCCCGAACAGGCCGCAGCCCAGGTCAACAAGACCGCCCAGCGCCTGTCGCTGTTCACCTTCATCCTGGTCGAGCACCTGGCTGACCAGGGCCGCGACCCGATGGCGGTGCTCGACGGCGGCAGTCTGGGCCGCGACGAGCTGCCTTCGCTGCTCGACAAGTACCGTGACCTGTTCCTGCAAGCCGAAGTGCAGAGCGTCGAAGAGCTGGAAGAAAAGATCCTGCGGCGCATGACGCAACTGGGCTTCGCCCACGAGGAAGGTGGCGTGTACCGCTTCCTGCCGCCCATGCACCGCTTCCTCGATGTGTGCCTGTCGGTGCAGCAGGATCGCGACCTGGCCGCCACGCTGCACAGCGCACTGCCCTTACCGACTCCGGTGCTGGCAGAAGAAGCGCCGGATGACGACGCCGCCTCGGTGGATGAAGAAGAAGACGAAGCAGCCGCCTTGGCCCGCGCCATTCGTGACGAGCAACAGGAGATCGACGCATGA
- the mksB gene encoding Mks condensin complex protein MksB, whose product MIEPKRVLRALAEHWALIEPLCERFDQGTLSLIELRQHLARHQLDSTPQDITQLLDLWIRLDILVPVAKSPNRFELNAQIHDFLAYLRREHRLGLCLEIEAYLRHLERLAGHIQDAFDTRDSDDLARQLRLLDMRVRDVLKKLDNDEQALVAVAERAKTSNRQIPLRQRYAEVLATWDEYVEPMIQLVNADGAFEQGVRKVESVLLHLLGEQARLGHLVDDDMLLRTHARILEMQTSAQLTLRHARELLLPLREEARRHNAVTRGAALALSVIRRKGLDALPHAAMPLFTRPQSTFLGSASQVEAYVYALARFEPKPARFPKAHKTDKDPATQAPRTVKEMLQRCEDALPMPDLMLWLLEQEPNGATDELLYWFSRLSRDKRFARQRLARRDYLTCEHSVSLHSFALTSSRDATPESTASSAHAS is encoded by the coding sequence ATGATCGAACCCAAGCGTGTACTGCGCGCCCTCGCCGAGCACTGGGCGCTGATCGAACCGCTCTGCGAGCGTTTCGACCAAGGCACCCTGAGCCTGATCGAGTTGCGCCAGCACCTGGCCCGCCATCAGCTCGACAGCACCCCGCAGGACATCACGCAACTGCTCGACCTGTGGATTCGCCTGGACATCCTGGTACCGGTGGCCAAGAGCCCCAACCGTTTCGAGCTGAACGCGCAGATTCACGACTTCCTCGCCTACCTGCGTCGCGAGCACCGGCTGGGCCTGTGTCTTGAGATCGAAGCCTACCTGCGCCACCTCGAACGCCTGGCCGGACACATTCAGGACGCCTTCGACACCCGCGACAGCGACGACCTGGCGCGCCAGCTGCGCCTGCTCGACATGCGCGTGCGCGATGTGCTGAAGAAACTCGACAACGACGAGCAGGCGCTGGTGGCGGTGGCCGAGCGCGCCAAGACCAGCAACCGGCAGATTCCCCTGCGCCAGCGCTACGCCGAAGTGCTGGCGACCTGGGACGAGTACGTCGAGCCGATGATCCAGCTGGTCAACGCCGATGGCGCCTTCGAGCAGGGCGTGCGCAAGGTCGAGAGCGTGCTGCTGCACCTGCTGGGCGAACAGGCGCGGTTGGGGCATCTGGTCGACGACGACATGCTGCTGCGCACCCACGCGCGCATTCTGGAAATGCAGACCAGCGCCCAGCTGACCCTGCGCCATGCCCGCGAGCTGCTGCTGCCGCTGCGCGAGGAGGCGCGTCGACACAACGCCGTGACCCGTGGCGCGGCGCTGGCGCTGTCGGTGATCCGCCGCAAGGGCCTCGACGCCCTGCCCCACGCCGCCATGCCGCTGTTCACCCGCCCGCAAAGCACCTTCCTCGGCAGCGCCAGCCAGGTCGAGGCCTACGTGTATGCTCTGGCCCGTTTCGAGCCCAAGCCTGCACGCTTCCCCAAGGCGCACAAGACCGACAAAGACCCGGCAACCCAGGCGCCGCGCACGGTCAAGGAAATGCTCCAGCGCTGCGAAGACGCCCTGCCCATGCCTGACCTGATGCTCTGGCTGCTCGAGCAGGAGCCCAATGGCGCCACCGATGAGCTGCTGTACTGGTTCTCGCGCCTGTCACGGGACAAACGCTTCGCCCGACAGCGCCTGGCCCGACGCGACTACCTCACCTGCGAGCACAGCGTCAGCCTGCACTCCTTCGCCCTGACCTCCAGCCGCGACGCCACGCCCGAATCCACCGCGAGTTCCGCCCATGCATCTTGA
- the rimI gene encoding ribosomal protein S18-alanine N-acetyltransferase has translation MTDTLSFRPMTEADLDAVLKIEYAAFSHPWTRGIFLDALKSYEVWLMFDGQQQVGHGVINVIIDEAHLLNITVKPENQGRGLGLRLLEHLMARAWQLNGRECFLEVRASNQSAYRLYERFGFNEIGRRRDYYPMAGGREDALVMACTLFE, from the coding sequence ATGACCGACACCCTCAGTTTCCGCCCCATGACCGAGGCGGACCTCGATGCCGTACTGAAAATCGAATATGCCGCCTTCAGCCATCCCTGGACCCGCGGCATCTTCCTCGATGCGCTCAAGTCCTACGAGGTGTGGCTGATGTTCGACGGCCAGCAGCAGGTCGGCCATGGGGTGATCAACGTCATCATCGATGAAGCGCACCTGCTCAACATCACCGTCAAGCCCGAGAACCAGGGTCGCGGCCTGGGCCTGCGCCTGCTCGAACACCTCATGGCCCGGGCCTGGCAGCTCAACGGCCGCGAGTGCTTCCTCGAGGTGCGCGCCAGCAATCAGTCGGCCTATCGTCTGTACGAGCGCTTTGGCTTCAACGAGATTGGCCGGCGCCGCGACTACTACCCCATGGCCGGTGGCCGGGAAGACGCCCTGGTGATGGCCTGTACGTTGTTCGAGTAG
- a CDS encoding DUF3053 domain-containing protein, which translates to MNVSFRPQWLLAAVIPFMLTACGDSEPDQRAAFKQFLQTRILDKPGVHVPKPSAEETKAFGDYASHYSVITDFNGKMDASVKPLGELTKKISVRSLNDVIEHRDDFKAAQTGLSEMGQNLKQYKEEADAAKAQLKQPEDLKPVYDQAYERTVSKPADTFLALLPQIDTAMAGIEDVGNYVEAHKAQIEIKGTQISVQDPKVLEELNTRLKSLNEQGQAVQQAQSRMQAVMLGR; encoded by the coding sequence ATGAACGTCTCTTTCCGTCCGCAATGGCTGCTCGCTGCCGTCATCCCTTTCATGCTCACCGCCTGCGGTGACAGCGAGCCGGACCAGCGCGCCGCCTTCAAGCAGTTCCTGCAAACGCGCATCCTCGACAAGCCAGGCGTGCATGTGCCCAAACCTTCGGCCGAAGAAACCAAGGCGTTCGGCGACTACGCTTCGCACTATTCGGTGATCACCGACTTCAACGGCAAGATGGACGCCAGCGTCAAACCCTTGGGCGAGCTGACCAAGAAGATTTCCGTGCGCTCGCTGAACGATGTCATCGAGCACCGCGACGACTTCAAGGCGGCGCAAACCGGTCTGTCGGAGATGGGCCAGAACCTCAAGCAGTACAAGGAAGAGGCCGACGCCGCCAAGGCCCAGCTCAAGCAGCCTGAAGACCTCAAGCCGGTGTATGACCAGGCCTACGAGCGCACCGTGAGCAAGCCGGCCGACACCTTCCTGGCTTTGCTGCCGCAGATCGACACGGCCATGGCCGGTATCGAGGACGTCGGCAACTACGTCGAGGCGCACAAAGCGCAGATCGAGATCAAGGGCACGCAGATTTCCGTGCAGGATCCGAAAGTGCTCGAAGAGCTCAACACCCGCCTGAAAAGCCTGAACGAACAGGGCCAGGCCGTGCAGCAGGCGCAGTCGCGCATGCAAGCGGTCATGCTCGGGCGCTGA
- a CDS encoding TonB-dependent siderophore receptor — MRTPARRTLPCHGLSTCLTPLLLSTVLGCPLALLPLASSVAAATVQSAEHSYAIAAQPLDAAILQWSATSGVQLFADGELTRGKRSSAVQGRYSAEAALQQLLAGSGLTFSLASGQRAYLQALPEQGAAMQLGAITIDSQMLGATTEDTGSYTTGQVSIAKTGQTLKETPQTVSVMTRQRIEDQHLTSIHDVLNQTSGVSVYQGSLTSSRYLARGFEITSYRIDGGSPLGSAAYARKDHDMAMYDHVEVLRGSDGLFSGNGEPGGSINLVRKRPTAAPRVELENSVGSWNNYRSMLDVSGPLAFDGKLKGRSVLVYNDRDMFYDKADAQRSFFYGVLEADLSDDTTVLAGMTYDHNRTSDQAYGWPRALDGTSLGLPRSHFLAGADDFIKTKGESFFLRVDQRLSDTWTATLDTLYAQADQGRGYYNFYGVIDPADGSGSGANWQGQAQDLSSKSVDFNLKGDSTVLGLETTTLVGWNWTDVVFDNDHWEGEEFRQIDDIFAFDPDDYRKPGSTVPTYKEYQRMKQNGLYGSLRVRLFDPLHVIVGGRYSNYSYTYDTDYVSGRSTTNPYSDRRVFTPFFGATYDLTPQWSLYASVADIYKSQADLRKASGGPLKPITGTSHELGIKGELLDGRVNTYAALYYVKREGQGVREFRNGVDNCCYNDDGLVTSKGLDLEISGELFERFQASLGYTYNHVRNNVAGSATNSLTPKHLLKLFGAYQMPGAWSALKVGGGVTAQSPSYVSGSLYVRSSDGEFEETSDSYAFSQAGYAIWSGFAEYQLDKHWSLALNANNLLDKKYYATVGQAEYGNFYGDPRNYTLTLRGVF; from the coding sequence ATGCGCACCCCTGCCCGCCGAACCCTTCCTTGCCACGGCCTGTCCACCTGCCTGACGCCGCTGCTGCTGAGCACTGTCCTGGGCTGCCCGCTGGCCCTGCTGCCACTTGCCAGCAGCGTGGCCGCCGCCACTGTGCAAAGCGCCGAGCACAGCTATGCCATCGCCGCCCAGCCACTGGATGCGGCCATCCTGCAATGGTCGGCGACCAGCGGCGTGCAGCTGTTCGCCGACGGCGAACTGACCCGTGGCAAGCGCAGCAGCGCGGTGCAGGGCCGCTACAGCGCCGAGGCCGCCTTGCAGCAGTTGCTGGCCGGCTCCGGCCTGACCTTCAGCCTCGCCAGCGGTCAGCGCGCCTACCTGCAAGCGCTGCCCGAACAGGGCGCGGCCATGCAACTGGGCGCCATCACCATCGACAGCCAGATGCTCGGCGCCACCACCGAAGACACCGGTTCGTACACCACCGGACAAGTGTCGATCGCCAAGACCGGGCAAACGCTCAAGGAAACTCCGCAGACAGTCAGCGTCATGACCCGCCAGCGCATCGAGGATCAGCACCTGACCTCGATCCACGACGTGCTCAACCAGACCAGCGGCGTGTCGGTGTACCAGGGCTCGCTGACCAGTTCGCGCTACCTCGCGCGCGGCTTCGAGATCACCAGCTACCGCATCGACGGCGGCTCGCCGCTGGGCAGCGCGGCCTATGCGCGCAAGGACCATGACATGGCCATGTACGACCATGTCGAAGTGCTGCGCGGCTCCGATGGGCTGTTCTCCGGTAACGGCGAGCCGGGCGGCAGCATCAACCTGGTACGCAAACGGCCCACCGCCGCGCCGCGGGTCGAGTTGGAAAACTCGGTCGGCAGTTGGAACAACTACCGCTCGATGCTCGACGTCAGCGGCCCGCTGGCCTTCGACGGCAAGCTCAAGGGCCGCTCGGTGCTGGTCTACAACGACCGCGACATGTTTTACGACAAGGCCGACGCCCAGCGCTCGTTCTTCTACGGCGTGCTGGAAGCCGACCTGAGCGACGACACCACCGTGCTGGCCGGCATGACCTACGACCACAACCGCACCTCCGACCAGGCCTACGGCTGGCCGCGGGCGCTGGACGGTACTTCCCTGGGCCTGCCGCGCAGCCATTTCCTGGCTGGTGCCGATGACTTCATCAAGACCAAAGGCGAGTCGTTCTTCCTGCGCGTCGACCAGCGCCTGTCCGACACCTGGACCGCCACCCTCGACACCCTTTACGCCCAGGCCGACCAGGGGCGTGGCTACTACAACTTCTACGGCGTCATCGATCCGGCCGACGGCTCGGGTTCCGGGGCCAACTGGCAGGGCCAGGCGCAGGACCTGTCGAGCAAATCAGTGGACTTCAACCTCAAGGGCGACAGCACCGTGTTGGGTCTGGAAACCACCACCCTGGTGGGCTGGAACTGGACCGACGTGGTGTTCGACAACGATCACTGGGAAGGCGAGGAATTTCGTCAGATCGACGACATCTTCGCCTTCGACCCCGACGACTACCGCAAGCCCGGCAGCACCGTGCCGACCTACAAGGAATACCAGCGCATGAAGCAGAACGGCCTGTACGGCTCGTTGCGCGTGCGCCTGTTCGACCCGCTGCACGTGATTGTCGGTGGCCGCTACAGCAACTACAGCTACACCTACGACACCGACTACGTCAGCGGGCGCAGCACCACCAACCCCTACAGCGACCGACGGGTGTTCACCCCTTTCTTCGGTGCCACCTACGACCTCACGCCGCAGTGGAGCCTGTACGCCAGCGTCGCCGACATCTACAAATCCCAGGCCGATCTGCGCAAGGCCTCGGGTGGGCCGCTCAAACCGATCACCGGCACCAGCCATGAACTGGGCATCAAGGGTGAGTTGCTGGACGGGCGGGTGAACACCTACGCCGCGCTGTACTACGTCAAGCGCGAAGGCCAGGGTGTGCGCGAGTTCCGCAACGGTGTCGACAACTGTTGCTACAACGACGATGGCCTGGTGACCAGCAAGGGCCTGGACCTTGAAATCAGCGGCGAGCTGTTCGAGCGCTTCCAGGCCAGCCTGGGCTACACCTACAACCATGTGCGCAACAACGTGGCCGGATCGGCGACCAACTCGCTGACGCCCAAGCATCTGCTCAAACTGTTCGGCGCCTATCAGATGCCGGGTGCATGGTCGGCGCTGAAAGTCGGCGGTGGGGTAACGGCGCAATCACCGTCCTACGTCAGCGGCAGCCTTTACGTGCGCAGCAGCGACGGTGAGTTCGAGGAAACGTCCGACAGCTACGCCTTCTCCCAGGCCGGTTACGCCATCTGGAGCGGCTTTGCCGAGTATCAGCTGGATAAACACTGGAGCCTAGCGCTCAATGCCAACAACCTGCTGGACAAGAAGTACTACGCCACCGTCGGCCAGGCCGAGTACGGCAACTTCTACGGCGATCCGCGCAACTACACGCTGACCTTGAGGGGGGTGTTCTGA
- a CDS encoding FecR family protein produces the protein MTDPQTATPLDQALEWCVRLADPGVTVAQRRAFERWLAADELHAQAWQRAQQVWQAAGPAAERSAARRPLAPRRRARLAGFASAALVLLGLLLWNLDPARHADYRTDVAQVRSWTLDDGSTVQLAPHTALDVRYSEGERRIRLYRGEAWFQVAGNPQRPFIVESAGGTTHALGTAFDVRVLDDGAQVSVTEHVVRINQGQQQLDLASGQAVRYGADGIGSPIAFDVEQLSWREQRLSFRNQPLQDVIARLQPYSRAHLMLFDEGLKHLPVTASVRTSEADAALRSLQVVLPVQVTEVGPWLTLIRPAKTPAEKR, from the coding sequence ATGACCGATCCGCAGACTGCCACCCCGCTCGACCAGGCGCTGGAGTGGTGCGTGCGCCTCGCTGATCCGGGCGTAACGGTCGCGCAGCGCCGGGCGTTCGAACGGTGGCTGGCCGCCGACGAGCTGCACGCGCAGGCCTGGCAACGGGCGCAGCAGGTCTGGCAGGCCGCTGGCCCCGCCGCCGAGCGCAGCGCCGCGCGACGGCCGCTGGCGCCACGTCGGCGCGCACGCTTGGCCGGCTTTGCCAGCGCTGCACTGGTACTGCTCGGCCTGCTGCTATGGAATCTCGACCCGGCGCGCCACGCCGACTACCGCACCGACGTGGCCCAGGTACGCAGTTGGACCCTGGACGACGGCTCGACCGTGCAACTGGCGCCGCACACCGCCCTGGATGTGCGCTACAGCGAAGGCGAACGGCGCATCCGCCTGTACCGCGGTGAAGCCTGGTTCCAGGTCGCTGGCAACCCGCAGCGGCCGTTCATCGTCGAAAGCGCAGGGGGCACCACCCACGCCCTGGGCACCGCTTTCGATGTGCGGGTGCTGGACGATGGCGCGCAGGTCAGCGTCACCGAGCATGTGGTGCGCATCAACCAAGGCCAGCAACAGCTCGACCTTGCCAGCGGCCAGGCAGTGCGCTATGGCGCCGACGGCATTGGCTCGCCCATTGCCTTCGATGTCGAGCAACTGAGCTGGCGCGAGCAGCGCCTGAGCTTTCGCAATCAGCCGTTGCAGGACGTCATCGCACGCTTGCAGCCCTACAGCCGCGCCCACCTGATGCTGTTCGACGAGGGTCTCAAGCACCTGCCGGTGACCGCCTCGGTGCGCACCTCCGAGGCCGACGCTGCCCTGCGCAGTCTGCAAGTGGTGCTGCCGGTGCAGGTGACTGAAGTAGGTCCGTGGCTGACCCTCATACGCCCCGCAAAAACGCCTGCGGAAAAAAGATAG
- a CDS encoding RNA polymerase sigma factor, protein MSQDREHLLAAFLENREALQAYLARQFGNVGVAEDLTQETWLRVASRTLGAHIGNPRAYIFRIARNLGMDLYRRQSLGIELQLDPLAVEQIADARIDPAHSLEQRRELERLVQVLDELPPRCREVFILCRVEGLDHQQIAERLNISKSTVVSQMVKAMQRLERAMR, encoded by the coding sequence ATGTCGCAAGATCGCGAGCACCTGCTGGCGGCGTTTCTGGAAAACCGTGAAGCCTTGCAGGCGTACCTGGCTCGCCAGTTCGGCAACGTCGGCGTGGCCGAAGACCTGACCCAGGAAACCTGGCTGCGGGTCGCCAGCCGTACCCTTGGCGCGCACATCGGCAATCCCCGCGCGTACATCTTCCGCATCGCCCGCAACCTGGGCATGGACCTCTACCGCCGGCAGTCGCTGGGCATCGAGTTGCAGCTCGATCCACTGGCCGTCGAGCAGATCGCCGATGCGCGGATCGATCCGGCGCACTCCCTCGAACAACGCCGTGAACTCGAACGCCTGGTGCAGGTGCTCGACGAACTGCCACCGCGCTGCCGGGAAGTGTTCATCCTGTGCCGCGTCGAGGGTCTCGACCATCAGCAGATCGCCGAGCGCCTGAACATCTCCAAGAGCACCGTGGTGTCGCAGATGGTCAAGGCCATGCAACGGCTCGAGCGAGCAATGCGGTGA
- a CDS encoding FecR family protein, which yields MQPMPALQPEVDADGDVHQHATQWFIRLQQPNCDRRLREAFAQWYAEPRNAEAYAAVQARWLRSAVPPERPRPNPVQLRRSKAGAYLGVLFLLLLAALAYLYWPWAQRQTSDLHSAPGERRIVKLNEGSSVQLNGASALNLDLRGRVRQLHLLQGQMYLEVRLDGRAMEVQVDDARIQVFGTRLLIGRRADGGELVVLDGKAMVTQGGDQRLVSAGERVSFGAHGIATVQKADIQAAQAWRKGELIAQDMPLGELLQRLTSPQGQRVWLLDEQTAHRRISGHFDLDHAEQTLQRLAAEQQVALHDLFGHGWLLR from the coding sequence ATGCAGCCGATGCCCGCCCTGCAGCCTGAAGTCGATGCCGATGGCGATGTCCATCAGCACGCCACCCAATGGTTCATCCGTTTGCAGCAACCCAACTGCGACCGGCGTCTGCGCGAGGCGTTTGCCCAGTGGTATGCCGAGCCGCGCAACGCCGAGGCCTATGCCGCAGTGCAGGCTCGCTGGCTGCGCAGCGCGGTGCCGCCCGAGCGTCCCCGCCCCAACCCTGTGCAATTGCGCCGCAGCAAGGCCGGGGCGTACCTGGGCGTGCTGTTCCTGCTGCTGCTCGCTGCGCTGGCCTACCTCTACTGGCCATGGGCCCAGCGCCAGACCAGCGACCTGCACAGCGCACCCGGCGAGCGGCGCATAGTCAAGCTCAACGAAGGTTCAAGCGTGCAACTGAATGGCGCCAGTGCGCTGAACCTCGACCTGCGCGGCCGCGTCCGTCAACTGCACCTGCTGCAAGGCCAGATGTACCTGGAAGTGCGCCTGGACGGGCGCGCCATGGAAGTGCAGGTGGACGATGCGCGCATTCAGGTGTTCGGCACCCGCTTGCTGATCGGCCGCCGCGCTGACGGCGGCGAGCTGGTGGTACTCGATGGCAAGGCGATGGTCACTCAAGGCGGCGACCAGCGCCTGGTGTCGGCCGGCGAACGGGTGAGCTTCGGCGCGCACGGCATCGCCACCGTGCAGAAGGCAGACATCCAGGCCGCGCAAGCCTGGCGCAAGGGCGAACTGATCGCCCAGGACATGCCCCTTGGCGAACTGCTGCAACGCCTGACCAGCCCCCAGGGCCAGCGCGTATGGCTGCTCGACGAGCAAACCGCGCATCGGCGAATCAGCGGTCACTTCGATCTGGACCACGCTGAGCAGACCCTGCAACGCCTGGCCGCCGAGCAGCAGGTAGCGCTGCATGACCTGTTCGGCCACGGCTGGCTGCTGCGCTGA
- a CDS encoding MFS transporter: MATSSTQTSTASSTPLVMRIIGFCALAHLINDLIQSVLPAIYPMLKANYDLSFTQIGLITLTFQVTASLLQPWVGFFTDRRPNPNLLPMGTLCTLVGIVMLAFVGSFPMILLASALVGIGSSTFHPETSRIARLASGGRFGLAQSSFQVGGNAGSALGPLLAAAIIIPFGQTHVAWFGLAALFFFGVTLILRSWYSQHLNQFKARKAVQAGHGISRGRVIAALVILGLLVFSKYFYMASFTSYFTFYLIEKFGVSVASSQLHLFLFLGAVAAGTFFGGPIGDRIGRKAVIWFSILGVAPFTLALPYADLFWTTVLSVIIGFILASAFSAIVVYAQELVPNSVGMIAGIFFGLMFGFGGIGAALLGYVADLRGIEYVYGLCSFLPLFGLLTVLLPSTSKR; this comes from the coding sequence ATGGCCACCAGCAGTACGCAGACCTCCACTGCCAGCAGCACGCCGCTGGTGATGCGCATCATCGGCTTCTGCGCGCTGGCGCACCTGATCAACGACCTGATCCAGTCGGTGCTGCCGGCCATCTACCCGATGCTCAAGGCCAACTACGACCTGAGCTTCACCCAGATCGGCCTGATCACCCTGACCTTCCAGGTTACCGCCTCGCTGCTGCAGCCCTGGGTGGGTTTCTTCACCGACCGCCGGCCCAACCCCAATCTGTTGCCCATGGGCACGCTGTGCACCTTGGTCGGCATCGTCATGCTGGCCTTCGTCGGCAGCTTCCCGATGATTCTGCTGGCCTCGGCGCTGGTCGGCATCGGCTCGTCGACCTTCCACCCGGAAACCTCGCGCATCGCCCGCCTGGCCTCGGGCGGGCGCTTTGGTCTGGCGCAGTCGAGCTTCCAGGTCGGTGGCAATGCCGGCTCGGCGCTCGGCCCGTTGCTGGCGGCGGCGATCATCATTCCCTTCGGCCAGACCCACGTGGCCTGGTTCGGCCTGGCGGCGCTGTTCTTCTTCGGCGTGACGCTGATTTTGCGCAGTTGGTACAGCCAGCACCTGAACCAGTTCAAGGCGCGCAAGGCGGTGCAGGCCGGCCATGGCATTTCCCGCGGGCGGGTCATCGCCGCCCTGGTGATTCTCGGCCTGCTGGTGTTCTCCAAGTACTTCTACATGGCCAGCTTCACCAGCTACTTCACCTTCTACCTGATCGAGAAGTTCGGCGTGTCGGTGGCCAGCTCGCAGTTGCACCTGTTCCTGTTCCTCGGTGCGGTGGCCGCCGGCACCTTCTTCGGCGGGCCGATCGGCGACCGTATCGGGCGCAAGGCGGTGATCTGGTTCTCGATCCTCGGCGTGGCGCCGTTCACCCTGGCGCTGCCCTACGCCGACCTGTTCTGGACCACCGTGCTCAGCGTCATCATCGGCTTCATCCTCGCCTCGGCGTTCTCGGCCATCGTCGTCTACGCCCAGGAGCTGGTGCCCAACAGCGTGGGCATGATCGCCGGGATCTTCTTCGGCCTGATGTTCGGTTTCGGCGGCATCGGCGCCGCACTGCTCGGCTACGTCGCCGACCTGCGCGGCATCGAATACGTCTACGGGCTGTGCTCGTTCCTGCCGTTATTCGGGTTGTTGACGGTGTTGTTGCCCTCGACCAGCAAGCGCTGA
- a CDS encoding MFS transporter, translating into MNMRLLVGLLFAVSVVGFSLGATLPLVALRLHAEGASTLEIGVVSAIPAAGMMLSAFLVDACCRHLTRRSIYLLSFSLCTVSIALLPWGFAALWQLALLRLALGLGMGVAIILGESWVNELCREDNRGKVMALYATCFTGFQVLGPALLSLLGAQSPWLIGLVTACYGLALLCIVLTVPNDRAVHHGDEATFGLAGFFHVAPALCMGVLFFSFFDAVVLSLLPVYASSHGFAVAVAALMVTVVFAGDMLFQLPLGWLADRVERTGLHLACGVLAMLIGISLPWLLQVSWLLWPLLVLLGAVAGGIYTLALVLIGQQFSGRDLVTANASVGLLWGVGSLVGPLLSGAAMEVAPHGLPVALALMAGLFVCFAWAAYRRNAERAPLPEQG; encoded by the coding sequence ATGAACATGCGTCTGTTGGTGGGTCTGTTGTTCGCGGTGTCGGTGGTCGGTTTCAGTCTGGGCGCGACGTTGCCGCTGGTGGCCTTGCGGCTGCATGCCGAGGGGGCGAGCACCCTGGAGATCGGCGTGGTCTCGGCGATTCCGGCGGCGGGGATGATGCTGTCGGCGTTTCTGGTCGACGCCTGCTGCCGACACCTGACCCGGCGCAGCATCTATCTGCTGAGCTTCAGCCTGTGCACGGTGAGCATCGCCTTGCTGCCCTGGGGTTTCGCCGCGCTGTGGCAATTGGCCCTGCTGCGTCTGGCCTTGGGCCTGGGCATGGGGGTGGCGATCATTCTGGGCGAATCGTGGGTCAATGAGCTGTGTCGGGAAGACAACCGCGGCAAGGTCATGGCGTTGTACGCCACCTGTTTCACCGGCTTTCAGGTGCTCGGCCCGGCGCTGTTGTCGCTGCTGGGGGCGCAGAGCCCATGGCTGATCGGCCTGGTCACGGCCTGTTATGGGCTGGCACTGCTGTGCATCGTGTTGACGGTGCCCAACGACCGCGCGGTGCATCACGGCGACGAGGCGACCTTCGGCCTGGCCGGGTTCTTCCATGTGGCGCCGGCGCTGTGCATGGGCGTGCTGTTCTTCTCGTTCTTCGATGCCGTGGTGCTGTCGTTGCTGCCGGTGTATGCCAGCAGCCACGGCTTTGCCGTGGCGGTCGCCGCGTTGATGGTGACGGTGGTGTTCGCCGGCGACATGCTGTTCCAGCTGCCGCTGGGTTGGCTGGCCGACCGGGTCGAGCGCACCGGCCTGCACCTGGCCTGCGGCGTGCTGGCGATGCTGATCGGCATCAGCCTGCCATGGCTGCTGCAGGTCAGTTGGCTGCTGTGGCCGCTGCTGGTGTTGCTGGGCGCCGTGGCCGGCGGCATCTACACCCTGGCGCTGGTGCTGATCGGCCAGCAGTTCAGCGGCCGCGACCTGGTCACCGCCAACGCCAGCGTGGGCCTGTTGTGGGGCGTCGGCAGCCTGGTCGGGCCACTGCTCAGTGGCGCGGCCATGGAGGTTGCGCCCCATGGCCTGCCCGTGGCGCTGGCGTTGATGGCCGGGCTGTTCGTCTGCTTCGCCTGGGCGGCGTACCGGCGCAACGCCGAGCGAGCGCCGCTGCCCGAGCAGGGCTGA